In Phreatobacter stygius, a genomic segment contains:
- a CDS encoding MgtC/SapB family protein, which produces MIDKILSSGQFDLAPHVVALAIAYLLALPIGWDREKEERSAGLRTFPLVAIACCGFIQAAEAKFGGSPDAMSKVIEGLITGIGFIGGGAILKLKNSVKGTATAASLWATGAIGVAVGLGSYDVALLVTVFTVVTLRWLTPLKAEAAPSAPAAGAEK; this is translated from the coding sequence ATGATCGACAAGATCCTCTCGTCAGGGCAGTTCGATCTCGCCCCGCATGTTGTCGCGCTCGCCATCGCCTATTTGCTGGCACTGCCCATCGGTTGGGATCGCGAGAAGGAGGAGCGCAGCGCCGGGCTACGCACCTTCCCGCTTGTCGCCATCGCGTGTTGCGGCTTCATCCAGGCCGCGGAAGCGAAATTCGGCGGCTCACCGGACGCCATGTCCAAGGTGATCGAAGGCCTGATCACCGGCATCGGCTTCATTGGCGGCGGCGCGATCCTCAAGCTCAAGAATTCGGTGAAGGGAACCGCCACCGCCGCGAGCCTGTGGGCGACCGGCGCCATTGGCGTCGCGGTCGGCCTCGGCTCCTATGACGTCGCCCTGCTGGTCACCGTGTTCACCGTAGTGACCTTGCGCTGGCTGACGCCCCTGAAGGCGGAAGCCGCACCATCAGCCCCCGCGGCCGGCGCCGAAAAGTAG
- a CDS encoding helix-turn-helix transcriptional regulator: MASDEWLSARQVSERYAIRKSYLDKLRVRGGGPVYCKLGPKLVRYYAADIDAWFASSRRANTSSVTSEAQIAGAA; the protein is encoded by the coding sequence ATGGCATCCGATGAATGGCTCTCGGCCCGGCAAGTCTCTGAACGCTATGCCATAAGAAAGAGTTACCTCGACAAATTGAGAGTTCGCGGCGGCGGTCCGGTCTATTGCAAACTCGGCCCGAAGCTCGTGCGCTATTACGCCGCCGACATTGACGCTTGGTTCGCGTCCAGTCGGCGCGCAAATACTTCCTCCGTTACTTCTGAGGCGCAAATCGCGGGTGCCGCCTGA
- a CDS encoding phosphatase PAP2 family protein, with protein MSPIDTPPLTATPASHLSLRGRLAASSEAFLAGMRRLGRPVRPNAAPALQLFEDWAAWASAVLVGTALVLASMAYIDPVIQRGQHAITGGLALFFEIVTDLGKSGWLLWPTGIVLIVILAVMPPVRSFADRVVLALAARLAFLFIAVGGSGLIIAIVKRIIGRARPRYFEEFGALHFDLTAWKASYASFPSGHSQTAFAIAVALACLAPRWRKLLLVIATLVALSRIVVDAHYFTDIVVGSAWGAWFTIMTRDWFARRGFVFAPGPGRRPFPMPRRRVVAALATLGRRLKP; from the coding sequence ATGAGCCCGATCGATACGCCGCCCTTGACCGCCACGCCTGCGTCGCACCTGTCCCTGCGGGGGCGGTTGGCGGCCTCGAGCGAGGCTTTCCTCGCCGGCATGCGGCGTCTCGGCCGGCCGGTCCGGCCGAATGCCGCGCCGGCCCTGCAGCTCTTCGAGGATTGGGCGGCCTGGGCTTCGGCCGTCCTGGTCGGCACCGCGCTGGTCCTGGCCAGCATGGCCTATATCGATCCGGTCATTCAGCGCGGCCAGCACGCCATCACCGGCGGGCTCGCGCTGTTCTTCGAGATCGTCACCGATCTCGGCAAGTCCGGCTGGCTGCTCTGGCCGACCGGCATCGTGCTGATCGTCATTCTGGCGGTGATGCCGCCGGTTCGCAGCTTCGCCGACCGGGTGGTGCTGGCGCTCGCCGCCCGGCTCGCCTTCCTGTTCATTGCGGTCGGCGGTTCCGGCCTGATCATCGCCATCGTCAAGCGCATCATCGGCCGCGCCCGGCCGCGCTATTTCGAAGAATTCGGCGCGCTGCATTTCGACCTGACCGCCTGGAAGGCGTCTTATGCAAGCTTTCCCTCCGGCCATTCGCAGACCGCATTCGCCATAGCGGTCGCCTTGGCCTGCCTCGCGCCGCGCTGGCGCAAGCTGCTCCTGGTGATCGCGACGCTCGTGGCGCTCAGCCGGATCGTGGTCGACGCGCATTATTTCACCGACATCGTGGTCGGTTCGGCCTGGGGCGCCTGGTTCACCATCATGACCCGCGACTGGTTCGCCCGGCGCGGCTTCGTCTTCGCGCCCGGGCCCGGGCGCCGGCCGTTCCCCATGCCGCGCCGGCGGGTCGTGGCGGCGCTGGCGACGCTCGGCCGCCGGCTGAAGCCGTGA
- a CDS encoding GFA family protein encodes MERTASCSCGRLRIRTVGEPAKVSACHCLACRLRTGSAFGVAVFYNSDATEPSGASTIYRRQGESGHSLDFHFCPTCGSTVFWYPAFRPGLVAVAHGGFGADAPAGPSQAAYDEHRHDWVTIGLAPG; translated from the coding sequence GTGGAACGGACCGCGAGCTGTTCCTGCGGCCGCCTGCGGATCAGGACGGTCGGGGAACCCGCCAAGGTATCGGCGTGCCACTGCCTCGCCTGCCGGCTGCGGACCGGCAGCGCATTCGGCGTCGCGGTCTTCTACAACAGCGACGCAACCGAGCCGTCAGGCGCCTCGACGATCTACCGCAGGCAAGGCGAAAGCGGCCATTCCCTGGATTTCCACTTCTGCCCGACCTGCGGATCGACGGTCTTCTGGTATCCGGCGTTCCGGCCCGGCCTGGTCGCCGTCGCGCATGGCGGTTTCGGCGCGGACGCTCCCGCGGGACCATCGCAAGCGGCCTATGATGAACATCGGCACGATTGGGTCACGATCGGGCTGGCGCCGGGCTGA
- a CDS encoding VUT family protein: MIGIASLVGFVATIPLANWLIGNVGTFCVPNGPCVIPVGFGLMAPSGVLMVGLALVLRDLVQRTLGLGWSLAGVLAGAALSWFVAPPALALASGAAFLFSELADTAVYTPLARRRLITAVLASSLVGTAIDSALFLWLAFGSVALLPGLVLGKVWMVAAATLVLWLSRRRLEASTANP; encoded by the coding sequence ATGATCGGAATTGCCTCGCTTGTCGGTTTTGTCGCCACCATTCCGCTGGCGAACTGGCTCATTGGCAATGTCGGCACCTTCTGCGTGCCGAACGGCCCCTGCGTCATCCCGGTCGGCTTCGGCCTGATGGCGCCGAGCGGCGTGCTGATGGTTGGCCTGGCCCTCGTCCTGCGCGACCTGGTGCAACGCACGCTCGGCCTCGGCTGGTCGCTCGCCGGGGTCCTCGCCGGCGCGGCGCTGTCCTGGTTCGTCGCGCCGCCGGCGCTGGCGCTCGCCTCGGGCGCGGCCTTCCTGTTCTCCGAGCTTGCCGACACCGCGGTCTATACGCCGCTCGCCAGGCGCCGGCTGATCACCGCGGTCCTCGCCTCGAGCCTGGTCGGCACGGCGATCGACAGCGCCCTGTTCCTCTGGCTTGCCTTCGGCTCGGTCGCCCTGCTGCCCGGCCTCGTGCTCGGCAAGGTCTGGATGGTCGCGGCGGCCACCCTGGTGCTCTGGCTGTCGCGGCGGCGGCTGGAGGCTTCGACCGCCAATCCGTGA
- a CDS encoding pyridoxamine 5'-phosphate oxidase family protein, which translates to MTISACRDDLAASCAEAWRLIAAGVEAVRAPFHTPTIATVDAEGRPRLRTVVLRGCAPQARRIRFHTDIRSAKSGELARDPRIAVHFYDPGLKVQVQLAGTAEIAGADGAGQEAWDSARLGSRACYAVEPGPGSPIAAGGAYGMPKDAAGILAGVVHFAAITVTADRLEWLLLDDAGHRRAVFDWTGTGWDGRWLVP; encoded by the coding sequence GTGACGATTTCAGCCTGTCGCGACGATCTCGCCGCCAGTTGCGCCGAAGCCTGGCGGCTGATCGCCGCCGGCGTCGAGGCGGTCCGCGCGCCGTTTCACACGCCGACGATTGCGACCGTCGATGCCGAGGGCAGGCCGCGACTTCGCACCGTGGTGCTGCGCGGTTGCGCGCCGCAGGCGCGGCGCATCCGTTTCCATACCGACATACGCTCGGCGAAGTCAGGCGAACTTGCCCGGGATCCGCGCATCGCGGTGCATTTTTATGACCCTGGCCTGAAGGTTCAGGTCCAGCTTGCCGGCACCGCCGAGATCGCCGGTGCCGACGGGGCAGGGCAGGAGGCCTGGGACAGCGCGCGGCTCGGCAGCCGCGCCTGTTATGCCGTGGAGCCCGGACCGGGGTCGCCGATCGCAGCCGGCGGAGCCTATGGCATGCCCAAGGACGCGGCCGGCATTCTCGCCGGCGTGGTCCATTTCGCCGCCATCACGGTCACCGCCGACCGGCTCGAATGGCTGCTGCTGGATGATGCCGGTCACCGGCGCGCGGTGTTCGACTGGACCGGCACAGGCTGGGACGGGCGCTGGCTGGTGCCCTGA
- a CDS encoding type II toxin-antitoxin system HicB family antitoxin, with translation MADRRRAKEACVSAIVALIHGVEGAYGISFPDFRGCVSGGTTVDEALRRGAATLASHIEAMSANGDPLPMIRDMAAITADPDLAEDIAEAISIAAIETDLPDDR, from the coding sequence TTGGCCGATCGAAGACGAGCAAAGGAGGCCTGTGTGTCCGCAATCGTCGCACTGATCCACGGTGTCGAGGGGGCCTATGGCATCTCGTTCCCCGATTTTCGGGGCTGCGTTTCCGGCGGCACCACCGTAGACGAGGCGCTACGCCGCGGAGCGGCCACGCTGGCGAGCCATATCGAGGCCATGTCGGCCAACGGCGATCCCTTGCCTATGATCCGCGACATGGCGGCGATCACGGCCGATCCCGACCTTGCCGAGGATATCGCCGAAGCCATTTCAATCGCCGCGATCGAAACGGATTTGCCGGACGACAGATGA
- a CDS encoding metallophosphoesterase family protein, which translates to MPMTYAIADLHGRHDLLIAAFDAVEAHAGPEPATIVTLGDYVDRGPSSAEVVATLMRGARRAGDRLICLKGNHDLMMWSALTGRAAPDHWLDNGGRDTLASYGDDGQAGFRPEVVPEDHVAWIGALPLMHVDDGHVFVHAGIDPAVSLDQQTVPTLLCKRYHDRDEGSGPLHVVHGHDKQEHGPLRLDGRTNLDTHAWRTGRLVIGVFEARRPHAVGLIEVRGAPMNDAEGHHA; encoded by the coding sequence ATGCCGATGACCTATGCGATCGCCGACCTGCACGGCCGTCACGACCTGCTGATCGCGGCTTTCGACGCGGTCGAAGCGCATGCGGGGCCGGAGCCGGCGACCATCGTCACGCTCGGCGACTATGTCGACCGCGGGCCGTCGAGCGCCGAGGTCGTCGCAACGTTGATGAGGGGAGCCCGGCGCGCCGGCGATCGGCTGATCTGCCTCAAGGGCAACCATGACCTGATGATGTGGTCGGCGCTCACCGGGCGCGCGGCGCCGGACCATTGGCTCGACAATGGCGGCCGGGACACGCTCGCCTCCTACGGCGACGATGGCCAGGCAGGTTTTCGGCCCGAGGTCGTTCCCGAAGATCATGTCGCCTGGATCGGCGCTCTGCCGCTGATGCATGTCGATGACGGCCATGTCTTCGTCCATGCCGGCATCGATCCCGCGGTTTCGCTCGACCAGCAAACCGTGCCGACGCTGTTGTGCAAGCGCTATCATGACAGAGACGAGGGCTCCGGCCCGCTGCACGTGGTGCACGGCCACGACAAGCAGGAGCATGGACCGTTGCGCCTGGACGGCAGGACCAATCTCGACACCCATGCCTGGCGCACCGGGCGCCTGGTGATTGGCGTCTTCGAGGCGCGAAGGCCGCATGCCGTCGGCTTGATCGAGGTGAGAGGCGCGCCCATGAACGACGCTGAGGGCCATCATGCGTAG
- a CDS encoding helix-turn-helix domain-containing protein: protein MSLLASQCRAARALLAWSQDDLVGASKVTKSTIANFEAGKRNPYERTLDDLRAAFEAAGVEFIGAGTASPEGGAGVRLKGGA, encoded by the coding sequence ATGAGCCTTCTGGCCTCGCAATGCCGGGCTGCCCGTGCTCTCTTGGCGTGGTCGCAAGACGATCTTGTCGGCGCGTCCAAGGTGACCAAGTCGACGATTGCCAATTTCGAGGCCGGCAAACGTAACCCCTACGAGCGGACGCTCGATGATTTGCGGGCGGCGTTCGAAGCCGCCGGAGTCGAGTTCATCGGCGCGGGGACCGCGAGCCCTGAAGGCGGCGCCGGCGTGCGACTGAAGGGGGGCGCGTGA